The Candidatus Rokuibacteriota bacterium DNA segment GGAGGGCGTTGATGTTGACTATCCTCGGTCCTCGGCCTCGATGCTCGCGTACCACAGGTCCAGCACCCGCATTTGGCTGAACTCCGCCATGCGCTCCCGGTAGGACCGCACGCAGGCGAGCACCGCATCCCGCCCGCTGGCCTCGATGAAGCCGTTGTGGCGGCCGGCCAGCATGACGCTGGCGGCCAGCCGCTTGACGTCCCACTCCCAGGGAGCCGGCAGGGTCTCGTCGAGATCGTTGATGTCGAAGATCACCCGCCGCTCCGGCGTGGCGAAGCCGCCGAAGTTGAGCAGGTGACAGTCGCCGCAGGCCTGCACGCGAAGCCCCGTGGCCGGCGTGCCGGCGAGGTCGGCGGCCCTGTTCAGCGCCGCGCCCCGGTAGAAGGTGAACGGCGTCCGCAGCATGCGCCCGTGGCGAATGGGTATCAGCTCAGGAACGCGTCCCTTGTTCGACTGCTCCAGGAGCGATATGGGATCGGGCCGCCCGTCCGGCGCTTTCCACTCGCCGTGCGCCTTGCGCGGGTACTTCTCCCGCAGGCTCTTGCCCTCCGCGTACTGCTCTTCGCGCGACGGACGGGACACCAAGGAGGGCTTCGTCCTGGGCTGGAGCGATCGAGGCCGTTCTTGGCCGATCTCGCGAGCCTGGCCATGCCGTCCGTCCGCTCCAGTGTACGAGCGCTCAAGGTCACGGGCGCCCGACACACACCACGCGACCCGGCGCCGGAGCGTGGCACGAATCGGGCATCCCCGCCCTTGCCATGTCACGCCGGGCGGCAAGCGCGGCGGCGAGGAGGCTTTGGGTGCGGGTGGTTCTCATCGTTGTGTTCTTTCTTAGGTTGGATCATCGCTCGCAATTGAGCCACATCAGAGCAGGTCCCGATCCCAGTTGAGGATCAAGCGGAACTGGTAGCCGGTGCGCGTGGCGTCTTCCTGGTCGAGGACGGCGGCGCGCGCGCGGACCCAGAGTCCTTGGAGGAAGGCCGGCCAGCGCCAGGGGGGGCGGTAGTCGGCCGTGAAGTCGTGCTCCGTCGGGTTGGGAGCCGTCTTTCGCGTGGACGGATTGCTGGCGTCCACGCCCCAGACGAAGTTGAAGTTGGCGCTCAGGCCCGGGGTGAGCAGCTTCGAGAAGTCGTAGGCCGCGCCGATCACCCAGGCCTTCTCGTTGGCGCGGTCGAAGTCCTGGTCGATCATCGGGGGGTAGCCCGGGTAGAGGCCCCAGGGGGTCTGGACGTTGTTGCCGGCGCCCGTGATCGAGAAGGCCGCCGTCAGCGTGAGATCTCCGTAGACGAGCTGGACGCGCGCCCCGCCGGCCTGGGTGGCGGCGTTTCCGCCGTCGGCGGGACCTGGGGCTGGGCCGTGGCCGCAGATGGCGCGTTCGGCGGCGCCGACGAGGCCGCCGGCGGTGTCGCCAGCGCGATGAGCAGAGCGAAACTCGAGAGCACATGCGCAGCCATCGGCCTCAGCCACGCATGGCGCCCGCCGGCGTATGCACGGATGGAGACACGTGAACGGGGCATCGAGCTGGAATACTCATGGACCATGACGTCCGCCGAGTACCAACAGCTCGTCGAGTTCCTGGGCCGCCGCTTCACCGAGATCGACCGCCGGTTCGACGCCTTGACAAGACTTATTAGAGCCTTTATAAAGTTCATATGAAGACTCTCACGATCACTGACGCAAAGAAGAATCTCGGCCGGTGGTTGGCCGCCGCCTCCCGCGGCGAAGACATCGGGATTATCTGCGGGGCGGACATCATCGCCCTGCGCAGAGTCGCGGTAGAATCTGCGGACTACGCGCAACGCGAATACGGGGCAACGCCGGAACAGGTCGCAGACTTGGAAAAGGCCACGGACAGACGCTACCGGCAGCTCAAACGCTCTGGAGAACTGGTTACCGTCACGACCGAACAGCTTAGGAAGATGATTGGCTAAGGCTCTGACCATCGACCCAGCCGTGATACGACGGCTACGGGAGCTGCCTAGGACCGAAAAGGTCGAGTGCCTGATGGCGTTGTGTGAGCTAACCGAGATCTTCGGCCAACCCCACATCCACAGCGGGCTTGCCATCCGCAAATTGGGGAACAAGCTCTTCGAATGTCGCGGGAGCTTGGCGTTGCGTTTCATCTTCCAAGACCGGGCTGCCGATCTTTTCGTTTCATTTTTGGGCAGCCACGACGAAATCAAAGCATTGCTCAAAGGCGGTAAGTATCGTTGAATCAAGAGAAGTCCTCATGAAGTGTCAGTTCCTGATCTCGGTCCCGTCTCGCCGCCGCCGCTGAAACACAGCAGTGCCAGCGGAATGTGTCCCTGCTGCAAGCCGGCATCGCTCAACCCGCCCGCAAACCCCAGTCCGTGCAACAGCCCGAAGGTGAACGCCACGACCCCGGAGGGTTCCTCAGTTGGATCAGCGC contains these protein-coding regions:
- a CDS encoding OprD family outer membrane porin, which encodes MAEADGCACALEFRSAHRAGDTAGGLVGAAERAICGHGPAPGPADGGNAATQAGGARVQLVYGDLTLTAAFSITGAGNNVQTPWGLYPGYPPMIDQDFDRANEKAWVIGAAYDFSKLLTPGLSANFNFVWGVDASNPSTRKTAPNPTEHDFTADYRPPWRWPAFLQGLWVRARAAVLDQEDATRTGYQFRLILNWDRDLL